Proteins encoded in a region of the Bradyrhizobium sp. CB3481 genome:
- a CDS encoding alpha/beta hydrolase fold domain-containing protein, whose protein sequence is MPDAAVAARSSETTNSGATQQVDVAVVGAGFAGLYLLHRLRKAGFSTVVIEEAGDVGGTWYWNRYPGARCDIQTIDYSYTFDPDLEKAWQWSEKYATQPEILRYLGFVADRYDLRRDIRFGTKVTSASWNESTQRWQLTTSNGAGVSCRYYIMATGCLSAPKPPEIDGVKDFKGEVYFTGRWPHEEVKLAGKRIAVIGTGSSGIQSIPLLAEQAAHLTVFQRTPNFALPAHNGPAPADRLAMLQGDRAVYREQARWSLAGVPYPQQMAVSWQLSDAERRERFEQAWATGDLVYILTQLWADQGVDVDGNRLLADLIREKIHEIVKDPATAEALTPHDHPFGAKRPCLDTNYYATYNRSNVTLVNLRQEPITEITATGITTDKRSFDVDVIVFATGFDAMTGAIRAVHPITGRDGKSLSDVWASGPQTYLGLTVAGFPNLFLITGPGSPSVLSNMAVSIEQHVDWVVDRLAAMREAGFTAIDATDTAQAGWAQHMADCSMMTLHRLANTWYTGANVPGKAQGVMPYCGGVGPYRSICNEVVARGMLGFRMTGPDVAEQCNDGRVVHLQPDVRLVLGMLAEMNLPIIEQLGAQGARDFLTEFNKGRPAGRPVGEVGDGVLHGAEGLLPYRLYRPATPGPHPIVVYFHGGGWVLGDEQSDDPFCRDLCRRSGMIVVSVGYRHAPEHRFPAAAEDGYAATRWIAEHAAELGGRPGPVLVAGWSAGGNIAAVTCQLARDRGGPDIAGQLLICPVTDCRFDRPSYAENADGYFVTRSMMFWFWDIYCSPADRTDPRASPLRGNLAGLPPAFIATCEFDPLRDEGIEYAQALAAAGSPVEQLQARGHIHTSLMMVDVVITGVSARVKMAEALRGFAGLPKALEEAEQDVSPITVNAAAG, encoded by the coding sequence ATGCCAGACGCAGCGGTTGCAGCACGTTCTTCTGAAACGACCAACAGCGGCGCGACGCAACAGGTCGATGTCGCCGTGGTCGGTGCCGGATTTGCCGGCCTTTATCTTCTGCATCGCTTGCGCAAGGCCGGATTCTCGACTGTCGTGATCGAGGAAGCCGGCGATGTCGGCGGCACCTGGTACTGGAATCGCTATCCCGGCGCACGCTGCGACATCCAGACCATCGATTACAGCTACACCTTCGATCCCGACCTGGAGAAGGCCTGGCAATGGTCGGAGAAGTACGCGACCCAACCGGAAATCCTGCGCTATCTCGGCTTCGTCGCCGACCGCTACGATCTGCGGCGCGACATTCGCTTCGGCACCAAGGTCACATCGGCTAGTTGGAATGAAAGCACCCAGCGCTGGCAGCTCACGACCAGCAATGGCGCTGGCGTCTCCTGCCGCTATTACATCATGGCGACCGGCTGCCTCTCCGCGCCCAAGCCGCCGGAGATCGACGGCGTCAAGGATTTCAAGGGAGAGGTCTATTTCACGGGACGCTGGCCACACGAGGAAGTCAAGCTCGCCGGCAAGCGTATCGCCGTGATCGGCACGGGATCGTCGGGCATCCAGTCGATCCCGCTGCTCGCCGAGCAGGCCGCGCATCTCACCGTATTCCAGCGCACGCCGAATTTCGCGCTGCCCGCCCATAACGGCCCGGCGCCGGCGGACCGGCTCGCGATGCTTCAAGGCGACCGCGCCGTCTATCGCGAGCAGGCGCGCTGGTCGCTCGCCGGTGTTCCCTATCCGCAGCAGATGGCGGTGAGCTGGCAGCTCAGCGATGCCGAACGGCGCGAGCGCTTCGAGCAGGCGTGGGCCACCGGCGATCTCGTCTACATCCTCACCCAGCTCTGGGCCGACCAGGGCGTCGACGTCGACGGCAACAGGCTGCTCGCGGACCTGATCCGCGAGAAGATCCACGAGATCGTCAAGGACCCCGCGACGGCCGAAGCGCTGACGCCGCACGACCATCCGTTCGGTGCCAAGCGACCCTGCCTCGATACCAACTACTACGCCACCTATAATCGATCGAATGTCACGCTGGTGAATTTGCGGCAGGAGCCGATCACCGAGATCACGGCGACCGGCATCACAACCGACAAGCGCAGCTTCGACGTCGACGTCATTGTGTTCGCCACTGGCTTCGACGCCATGACCGGCGCGATCCGCGCGGTGCACCCGATCACCGGCCGTGACGGCAAGTCGCTGTCTGATGTCTGGGCCAGCGGCCCGCAGACCTATCTCGGACTCACCGTCGCCGGCTTCCCGAACCTGTTCCTGATTACCGGCCCCGGCAGCCCATCGGTGCTGTCGAACATGGCGGTTTCGATCGAGCAGCATGTCGACTGGGTGGTCGACCGCCTGGCGGCAATGCGCGAGGCCGGTTTCACCGCCATCGATGCGACCGACACGGCGCAGGCCGGCTGGGCGCAGCACATGGCCGATTGCTCGATGATGACGCTGCATCGCCTTGCCAACACCTGGTACACCGGCGCCAATGTCCCCGGCAAGGCGCAGGGCGTGATGCCCTATTGCGGCGGCGTCGGCCCCTACCGCAGCATCTGCAACGAGGTCGTCGCCCGCGGCATGCTCGGTTTCCGCATGACCGGCCCCGATGTCGCCGAGCAGTGCAATGACGGCAGAGTCGTGCATTTGCAGCCGGACGTCCGGCTGGTGCTCGGCATGCTGGCGGAGATGAACCTTCCCATCATCGAACAGCTTGGCGCGCAGGGCGCGCGCGACTTCCTGACCGAATTCAATAAGGGCCGTCCGGCCGGACGTCCGGTCGGCGAGGTCGGCGACGGCGTGCTGCACGGCGCCGAGGGTCTGCTGCCCTATCGTCTCTACAGGCCGGCAACGCCGGGGCCGCATCCAATCGTGGTCTATTTCCACGGCGGCGGCTGGGTGCTCGGCGACGAGCAATCCGACGATCCGTTCTGCCGCGATCTCTGCCGCCGCAGCGGCATGATCGTGGTCAGCGTCGGCTATCGCCACGCGCCCGAGCACCGATTCCCGGCGGCGGCCGAGGACGGCTATGCGGCGACGCGCTGGATCGCCGAGCATGCGGCCGAGCTCGGCGGCAGGCCGGGACCGGTGCTGGTCGCCGGCTGGAGCGCCGGCGGCAATATCGCCGCCGTCACCTGCCAGCTCGCGCGCGACCGCGGCGGCCCTGACATCGCGGGCCAGCTCCTGATCTGCCCGGTCACCGATTGCAGGTTCGATCGTCCCTCCTATGCCGAGAACGCCGACGGCTATTTCGTGACGCGTTCCATGATGTTCTGGTTCTGGGACATCTATTGCTCGCCCGCCGACCGCACCGATCCGCGCGCCTCTCCTCTGCGCGGTAATCTTGCTGGGCTTCCACCTGCATTCATCGCCACCTGCGAATTCGATCCGCTGCGCGACGAGGGCATCGAATATGCACAAGCGCTGGCGGCTGCCGGCAGCCCGGTCGAGCAGCTGCAGGCCCGCGGCCACATCCATACCTCGCTGATGATGGTGGACGTGGTGATCACCGGCGTCAGCGCCCGCGTGAAGATGGCGGAGGCCCTGCGCGGCTTTGCGGGTCTGCCGAAGGCGCTGGAGGAAGCCGAGCAGGACGTCTCGCCGATCACGGTGAACGCGGCGGCGGGGTAG
- a CDS encoding NAD(P)/FAD-dependent oxidoreductase produces MTGEIKPHYEVVVVGAGVSGIYQIKRLADRGIDALVLDAAPDLGGTWYWNRYPGARFDSESYTYGYSFSKELLEEWHWKERFSAQPENLRYLNYVADKFGLRKYMRFGRKLKAAEFDEAGHIWRLRLEDGQELSCRFLILAVGLLSIPTLPRLEGMETFKGRSFHTFYWPHEPVELAGKKVGIIGTGATAIQIIGEIADEVGELTVFQRRPNWSAPLNNSEISEQEMADIRARYDEIFAACTRTPGGFEHEPDRRGFYEVTHEERIALWDKLYDEPGFGIWLSNFREIFTDEAANAEFSAYIAGRIRQRVKDPVTAEKLIPKDHGFGVQRVPLETNYFEAYNRNNVHLVDISETPIERVTEKGLRTSARDYDLDILVYSTGFDAITGAFDSIDITGAGGVKLADDWRDGPSTFLGMMAHGFPNLLMPTGPQSGSASTNFPRGIENGVGWCMGLLEHIWRHGYTRAEPTPEAQARWTAHVTKMYAIMLMRKAKSWFTGYNSNVPGHEYGKTRYLVYNGGTPKYVAAITEVAQKGYEGIVFERERRTARSATAAE; encoded by the coding sequence ATGACCGGGGAGATCAAGCCGCATTATGAGGTTGTCGTCGTCGGCGCCGGCGTCTCGGGCATCTACCAGATCAAGCGGCTGGCCGATCGCGGCATCGATGCCCTCGTGCTCGATGCCGCGCCCGATCTCGGCGGCACCTGGTACTGGAACCGCTATCCGGGCGCGCGCTTCGATTCCGAAAGCTACACCTACGGCTATTCGTTCTCGAAAGAGCTGCTCGAGGAGTGGCACTGGAAGGAGCGGTTTTCGGCGCAGCCGGAGAATCTGCGCTACCTCAACTACGTCGCCGACAAGTTCGGTCTTCGCAAATACATGCGCTTCGGCCGCAAGCTCAAGGCGGCCGAATTCGACGAGGCCGGTCATATCTGGCGCCTCCGGCTAGAGGATGGACAGGAGCTGAGCTGCCGCTTCCTCATTCTCGCGGTGGGGTTATTGTCCATTCCGACGCTGCCGCGGTTGGAAGGCATGGAGACGTTCAAGGGCCGCTCGTTTCACACCTTCTATTGGCCGCATGAGCCGGTCGAACTCGCCGGCAAGAAGGTGGGTATCATCGGCACCGGCGCCACCGCGATCCAGATCATCGGCGAGATCGCCGATGAGGTCGGCGAGCTCACCGTGTTCCAGCGGCGGCCGAACTGGAGCGCGCCGCTCAACAACAGCGAGATCTCCGAACAGGAGATGGCGGACATCCGCGCGCGCTATGATGAGATCTTCGCCGCCTGCACCCGCACGCCCGGCGGCTTCGAGCACGAGCCGGACAGGCGCGGCTTCTACGAGGTCACGCACGAGGAGCGGATCGCACTGTGGGACAAGCTCTATGACGAGCCCGGCTTCGGCATCTGGCTGAGCAATTTCCGCGAGATATTCACCGACGAGGCGGCCAATGCCGAGTTCTCAGCGTACATCGCCGGTCGCATCCGGCAGCGCGTGAAAGATCCGGTGACTGCCGAGAAGCTGATCCCGAAGGACCATGGCTTCGGCGTGCAGCGTGTCCCGCTGGAGACCAACTATTTCGAAGCCTACAACCGCAACAACGTGCATCTCGTCGATATCAGCGAGACCCCGATCGAGCGCGTCACCGAGAAAGGCCTGCGCACCAGCGCGCGCGACTACGACCTCGATATCCTCGTCTATTCCACCGGTTTCGACGCCATCACCGGCGCGTTCGATTCGATCGATATCACCGGCGCCGGCGGCGTGAAGCTGGCGGATGACTGGCGCGACGGTCCCTCGACCTTTCTCGGCATGATGGCGCACGGCTTTCCGAATTTGCTGATGCCGACCGGGCCGCAGAGCGGTTCGGCCTCGACGAATTTCCCGCGCGGCATCGAGAACGGCGTCGGCTGGTGCATGGGCCTGCTCGAGCACATCTGGCGCCACGGCTACACGCGCGCCGAGCCGACGCCAGAGGCACAGGCGCGCTGGACCGCGCATGTCACCAAGATGTACGCGATCATGCTGATGCGCAAAGCCAAGTCCTGGTTCACCGGCTACAATTCGAACGTCCCTGGCCACGAATACGGCAAGACCCGCTATCTCGTCTACAACGGCGGCACGCCCAAATATGTCGCGGCGATCACGGAGGTGGCGCAGAAGGGGTATGAGGGGATTGTGTTTGAGAGGGAGAGGCGGACCGCGCGCTCTGCGACTGCGGCGGAATGA
- a CDS encoding gamma-glutamylcyclotransferase → MTADAFIHLPDLRERVTHPAKSLLRLTPEMFSMWEQRARAAGWPASWRLSDDEIEASRLLVLGDYPDGRDLWIFSYGSLMWDPGFHFAEVRLADVENYQRRFTLKINLGRGSHDYPALMLSLEPQPGRCHGLAFRIAADAVHAETAILWRREMIRGGYAPAMVPMTTPQGPITALAFTSNTSHPSYVGELPLAETAAMIASGKGVLGTNRDYLVQLAMQLQALGIEDPYVEALHAQIDADSAA, encoded by the coding sequence TTGACCGCGGACGCATTCATTCATCTGCCGGACTTGCGGGAGCGGGTCACTCATCCCGCGAAGTCGCTGCTGCGCCTGACACCCGAGATGTTCTCGATGTGGGAGCAGCGGGCGCGGGCGGCGGGATGGCCGGCGAGCTGGCGCCTGTCGGACGATGAGATCGAAGCGTCGCGGCTGCTCGTGCTCGGCGATTACCCTGATGGCCGCGACCTCTGGATCTTCTCCTACGGCTCCTTGATGTGGGACCCCGGATTCCATTTCGCCGAGGTGCGGCTTGCCGATGTCGAAAACTATCAGCGCCGCTTCACACTGAAGATCAATCTCGGCCGCGGCTCGCATGATTACCCGGCCTTGATGTTATCGCTGGAGCCGCAGCCAGGCCGCTGCCACGGCCTGGCGTTTCGTATCGCCGCCGACGCCGTCCACGCCGAGACTGCGATATTGTGGCGTCGCGAGATGATACGCGGCGGCTATGCCCCGGCGATGGTGCCGATGACGACGCCGCAGGGGCCGATCACCGCGCTGGCGTTTACCTCGAACACCTCGCATCCGAGCTATGTCGGCGAACTGCCGCTCGCCGAGACCGCCGCGATGATCGCCAGCGGGAAGGGCGTTCTCGGCACCAACCGGGATTACCTCGTGCAACTGGCGATGCAGCTACAGGCCTTGGGGATCGAGGATCCGTATGTCGAAGCGTTGCATGCACAGATCGATGCGGACTCGGCCGCTTGA